From Bdellovibrionales bacterium, the proteins below share one genomic window:
- a CDS encoding glycerate kinase: protein MAKENNLPSPLISVDIMTQNPHDFLIGLYKAGLSAAMPSQCVPANLPAPPKGRTIVVGAGKAAASMSKAVEEHYKGKIDAGLVVTRYLHGLPLKTIEVVEAGHPNPDDAGRKAAQRILDLAGTLTPDDMLLCLISGGGTALLTLPAAGLEMPDIRAVNDALLKSGATINEFNCVRKHLSAISGGRLARAAKGAKVVSLIISDVSGDDLSVIASGPTVGDVTTFADARDILRRYGITPPPAIAAYLEEAREETVKPDDACLKNVENILIATSQDAVEAAAAYAREQGVTPYILGNAIEGEAKDVALVMAGIAKQVALHDQPFAAPCVFISGGETTVTVKGKGKGGRNSELLIHMAMAMQGNPRVHAISCGSDGSDGTENNAGAILHPDTLAKAAAAGAAKPVTYADNNDSYSFFKLCDGIVETGPTLTNVNDIRAVYVTGK, encoded by the coding sequence ATGGCTAAAGAAAACAATCTTCCTTCACCCCTTATCAGCGTGGACATCATGACACAAAATCCTCACGATTTTCTTATTGGTCTTTATAAGGCGGGTCTAAGCGCCGCGATGCCAAGCCAGTGCGTGCCGGCGAACCTGCCTGCGCCGCCCAAGGGGCGGACGATTGTTGTCGGCGCGGGCAAGGCGGCGGCCTCGATGAGCAAGGCGGTGGAGGAACATTACAAAGGCAAGATTGATGCGGGTCTGGTTGTTACGCGCTATCTGCATGGGCTTCCGCTTAAGACGATTGAGGTTGTTGAGGCGGGTCATCCCAACCCCGATGATGCGGGGCGCAAGGCCGCGCAGCGCATCCTTGATCTGGCGGGAACGCTTACGCCGGACGATATGCTGCTTTGTCTAATTTCTGGCGGTGGTACGGCGCTGTTGACGTTGCCGGCGGCGGGGCTAGAGATGCCCGACATTAGAGCTGTGAACGATGCATTGCTCAAGTCGGGTGCGACGATCAATGAGTTTAATTGCGTTCGCAAGCATCTCTCGGCTATTTCGGGCGGACGTCTTGCTCGCGCGGCAAAAGGTGCCAAGGTTGTCTCGCTGATTATCTCGGACGTATCTGGCGATGATCTTTCGGTGATTGCTTCCGGCCCCACCGTTGGTGACGTGACGACGTTTGCCGATGCGCGGGATATTCTGCGTCGCTATGGCATCACGCCACCGCCCGCGATTGCTGCGTATTTGGAAGAAGCGCGAGAGGAAACCGTTAAGCCTGATGATGCGTGCCTCAAGAATGTTGAGAACATCTTGATTGCAACCTCACAAGACGCGGTAGAAGCGGCGGCGGCCTATGCGCGGGAGCAAGGCGTCACACCCTATATCCTTGGCAACGCGATTGAGGGCGAGGCCAAGGACGTGGCGCTTGTCATGGCGGGGATCGCCAAGCAAGTCGCGCTCCATGACCAGCCGTTTGCGGCCCCTTGCGTGTTCATTTCGGGCGGCGAGACGACCGTGACGGTCAAGGGAAAAGGCAAGGGTGGACGCAACAGCGAGCTGTTGATCCATATGGCGATGGCGATGCAAGGCAACCCGCGCGTTCACGCGATCTCATGTGGCTCGGACGGCTCGGACGGAACCGAAAATAACGCAGGCGCGATCTTGCATCCTGATACGCTGGCCAAGGCAGCGGCAGCAGGTGCGGCCAAGCCCGTCACCTATGCCGACAACAATGATTCCTATAGCTTCTTTAAGCTGTGCGATGGG